In a single window of the Acinetobacter sp. CS-2 genome:
- the sppA gene encoding signal peptide peptidase SppA: protein MSDWPPKPENEIQNTQHNSQNITGKEWHILEKAVLASVEEQRRARRWGIFFKFLTFAYILFILVLLAKSCSTSTADPTATTSSHIAVVDIIGTIAADKQSVNSNDTIKALKKAFENKQSKAVVLNINSPGGSPVQSDEIWQEIQYLKKAHADKKLYAIIGDTGASGAYYIASAADEIIVNPSSLVGSIGVIMPNYGVTGLMQKLGVEDRTMTSGENKALLSMTQPVDATQKAHVQGVLDNVHDHFINAVKQGRGKKLKSTDPAIFSGLFWTGEQAVKLGIADRTGSLNSLKRELKLEKAVNYTIEYNPFDSVLGRMGSSIGQGFASSISQQVQSEQTTKLQ, encoded by the coding sequence ATGTCCGATTGGCCACCAAAACCAGAAAATGAAATTCAAAATACACAACATAATTCGCAAAATATAACTGGCAAAGAATGGCATATTTTAGAAAAAGCCGTTTTAGCCTCTGTAGAAGAACAGCGCCGTGCGCGCCGTTGGGGAATCTTTTTTAAATTTCTCACCTTTGCTTATATTCTTTTTATTTTGGTGTTACTGGCTAAAAGCTGTAGTACATCTACGGCAGATCCAACGGCGACCACCAGCTCACATATTGCCGTGGTCGACATTATTGGTACCATTGCTGCAGACAAGCAAAGCGTGAATAGTAACGATACAATCAAAGCACTCAAAAAAGCCTTTGAAAATAAACAAAGTAAAGCTGTGGTTTTAAATATTAATTCGCCAGGCGGGTCACCTGTGCAATCGGATGAAATCTGGCAAGAAATTCAATATTTGAAAAAAGCCCATGCAGACAAAAAACTGTATGCCATTATTGGTGATACCGGTGCTTCAGGTGCATATTATATCGCCTCTGCTGCGGATGAGATCATTGTCAACCCTTCAAGTCTGGTCGGCTCTATTGGTGTGATTATGCCAAACTATGGGGTAACAGGTTTGATGCAGAAATTAGGTGTTGAAGACCGCACCATGACTTCAGGTGAAAATAAAGCTCTTTTATCGATGACTCAACCGGTTGATGCTACACAAAAGGCCCATGTACAAGGGGTGCTGGATAATGTGCACGACCATTTTATCAATGCCGTAAAACAAGGACGTGGTAAAAAATTGAAATCAACTGATCCTGCAATCTTCTCAGGTTTGTTCTGGACAGGTGAACAGGCAGTGAAATTGGGCATTGCAGACCGTACCGGCAGTTTAAATAGTTTGAAACGAGAACTGAAACTGGAAAAAGCAGTAAATTATACCATTGAATATAATCCTTTCGATTCAGTACTAGGACGTATGGGAAGTTCAATTGGACAGGGTTTTGCTAGCTCGATTTCACAGCAAGTCCAATCTGAACAAACGACAAAACTGCAATGA
- a CDS encoding alpha/beta fold hydrolase gives MKPVIHFAHANGVPSKVYQKLFDGLKDEYDIIYVPLLGPDKRYPIDNHWNSLTNQVIDSIVRQANGSKVIGLGHSLGAVLTFQAALKRPELFEQVIMIDPPLIMGKDAFALHVAKTLKLKAMDKMSPASLSLRRRDHWESREQAAELLRPKGFYQHFDESCFQAYIDHALTEDKVRGGVELTISKMDEVNIFRTNPSLWWLPQPKPQVPVQLLMAEQGPFIGRGFPQIAKKKFGIAYTVVSGSHMFPLEKPLETVELIKQLIQQPAV, from the coding sequence ATGAAACCAGTAATCCACTTTGCGCACGCCAATGGCGTGCCATCGAAAGTTTATCAAAAGCTGTTTGATGGACTGAAAGATGAATATGACATTATTTATGTCCCCTTGCTTGGTCCGGACAAGCGTTACCCCATAGACAATCACTGGAACAGTCTGACCAATCAAGTGATTGACAGTATTGTCCGCCAGGCTAATGGCAGCAAAGTCATTGGCCTTGGTCATTCTTTGGGAGCAGTGTTGACTTTTCAGGCAGCCTTAAAACGTCCTGAACTGTTTGAGCAGGTCATTATGATTGATCCGCCTTTAATTATGGGGAAAGACGCCTTTGCTTTGCATGTGGCCAAAACCTTGAAGCTGAAAGCCATGGATAAAATGTCGCCAGCTTCTTTGTCCTTACGTCGCAGAGACCATTGGGAGAGTCGTGAACAGGCCGCTGAATTGCTGCGTCCTAAAGGCTTTTATCAACACTTTGATGAAAGCTGTTTCCAGGCCTATATTGATCATGCTTTAACGGAAGACAAGGTGCGAGGCGGTGTGGAGTTGACCATTTCCAAAATGGATGAGGTGAATATTTTTAGAACCAATCCATCATTATGGTGGCTGCCACAGCCAAAACCTCAAGTGCCTGTCCAGCTGCTGATGGCGGAACAAGGGCCGTTTATTGGGCGGGGCTTTCCGCAAATCGCGAAAAAGAAGTTTGGTATTGCATATACGGTTGTTTCGGGAAGTCATATGTTTCCACTGGAAAAACCGCTTGAGACTGTAGAATTGATCAAGCAACTGATTCAACAGCCGGCAGTGTAA
- a CDS encoding lysophospholipid acyltransferase family protein has protein sequence MTDRSSQNTTYRLLQFISRQPIQISRFIARGLAGLVNTLKISKTSETIQLNLNIALPELSDTEREKITAQAIRNELISYFEFFSIWGSSNEANLARIHKVHGKQLLLDALAANKGVVLIVPHFGTWEIMNAYIAQFTKMTIMYKPVKNEAADLFVRNARSREQATLVPTDESGVRQIFKALKQGGTTVILPDHTPNVGGEMIPYFGLPLATSNLSAKLIQKTKAKTLFLYALRNDDQGFDLHFEAIDERIYSVDTNQGTSIIFQAIENLIRRYPEHYHWSYKRFKANPELDGLYYLNKTEALALVEKVRAETAAQNTMFPVENDQVI, from the coding sequence ATGACCGATCGAAGCTCCCAGAATACAACTTATCGTCTTTTGCAATTTATTAGCCGACAACCTATTCAAATTTCTCGATTTATAGCGCGTGGTTTAGCTGGTCTGGTCAATACTCTTAAAATTTCCAAAACGTCAGAAACCATTCAATTGAATTTAAATATTGCGCTGCCTGAACTGAGCGATACAGAGCGGGAAAAAATTACGGCTCAAGCCATCCGTAATGAGCTGATCTCTTATTTTGAATTTTTCAGTATCTGGGGTTCAAGCAATGAGGCCAATCTGGCGCGCATTCATAAAGTGCATGGTAAGCAGCTGCTGCTGGATGCACTCGCAGCAAACAAAGGTGTGGTTTTAATTGTTCCGCATTTTGGTACCTGGGAAATCATGAATGCCTATATTGCCCAATTTACCAAAATGACCATCATGTATAAGCCAGTCAAAAATGAGGCGGCCGATCTGTTTGTGCGTAACGCGCGCAGTCGCGAACAGGCAACATTGGTACCCACCGATGAATCTGGAGTTCGCCAGATTTTTAAAGCCTTAAAGCAAGGTGGAACAACGGTAATTTTGCCAGACCATACACCCAATGTTGGCGGTGAAATGATTCCTTATTTTGGACTGCCTTTGGCCACCAGTAATTTAAGTGCCAAACTGATTCAAAAAACCAAAGCCAAAACATTGTTTTTGTATGCACTGCGTAATGATGATCAGGGCTTTGATCTACATTTTGAAGCAATTGATGAACGCATTTATTCGGTTGATACCAATCAAGGCACAAGCATTATTTTTCAAGCCATTGAGAACCTGATCCGTCGTTATCCTGAACATTATCATTGGAGCTATAAACGCTTTAAAGCCAATCCTGAATTGGATGGACTGTATTATCTCAATAAAACAGAGGCCTTAGCACTGGTCGAAAAAGTCCGTGCTGAGACTGCAGCCCAAAATACAATGTTTCCAGTAGAAAATGATCAGGTCATATAA